The Aminithiophilus ramosus genome contains a region encoding:
- the purB gene encoding adenylosuccinate lyase, whose translation MIERYQTEAMHHIWSERNKFKVWLDVELAVCRIWNEDGVIPDEALADIIERADFDLDRIAEIEAQVHHDVIAFVSSVSEKVGAAGRFVHLGLTSSDVLDTASALLLGQSLDVVIAETEGLALDLLRQAHRYRRTLCVGRTHGIHGEPTTFGLKLLNHYDQLTHDVERLKSAREAIRFGKVSGAVGTYAHCAPEVEERVCALLGLKAAPISTQVIQRDRHAQVMSVLALLGTALERFSLEIRHLQRTEVREAFEPFGKGQKGSSAMPHKRNPILCERVCGMARLLRSYGQVALENVALWHERDISHSSVERIIWPDAFHLIHYALRVTRKIVTGLEVDEEKMKKNLELTRGLVFSQRILLDLVERFGLAREEAYSVVQDNAMRCWAGEGQFRDLLLADPRLKGRLSSLQMEALFDVGHYTQYVDRIFARFPKP comes from the coding sequence ATGATCGAGAGATATCAGACGGAGGCTATGCACCATATCTGGTCGGAGCGAAACAAGTTTAAAGTGTGGCTTGATGTCGAGCTTGCCGTGTGTCGCATCTGGAACGAGGACGGAGTGATTCCCGATGAGGCTTTGGCCGATATCATCGAGCGAGCCGATTTCGATCTCGACAGGATCGCCGAGATAGAGGCCCAGGTCCATCACGACGTCATCGCTTTCGTGAGCAGTGTTTCCGAAAAGGTCGGGGCGGCAGGCCGTTTCGTTCATCTCGGTCTGACGAGCAGTGACGTCCTTGATACGGCATCGGCCCTTCTGTTGGGGCAGAGTCTCGATGTGGTCATCGCTGAAACGGAGGGTTTGGCCCTCGACCTCCTGCGGCAGGCCCACCGCTACAGGAGAACTCTCTGCGTCGGCCGGACGCACGGCATCCACGGCGAACCGACGACCTTCGGCCTCAAATTGCTCAACCACTACGACCAACTGACCCATGATGTGGAGCGGCTGAAAAGCGCCAGAGAGGCGATCCGTTTCGGAAAAGTGTCCGGGGCCGTTGGGACCTACGCTCACTGTGCCCCAGAAGTCGAGGAGCGTGTCTGTGCCCTGCTGGGCCTCAAGGCGGCGCCCATCTCGACCCAAGTCATTCAGCGAGACCGTCACGCCCAGGTCATGTCCGTCCTGGCCCTTTTGGGGACGGCCCTGGAGCGCTTCAGCCTCGAAATTCGCCATCTTCAGCGCACAGAAGTCCGCGAGGCTTTTGAACCGTTCGGAAAAGGGCAGAAGGGCTCGTCTGCCATGCCTCACAAGCGCAACCCCATCCTGTGCGAGCGCGTTTGCGGGATGGCCCGACTCCTTCGGAGCTACGGCCAAGTCGCCCTCGAAAATGTGGCCCTCTGGCACGAGCGCGACATCAGCCACTCTTCCGTAGAGCGGATCATATGGCCCGATGCCTTTCACCTGATTCACTACGCTCTCCGGGTGACGCGTAAAATCGTCACAGGCCTCGAGGTGGATGAAGAAAAAATGAAGAAAAACCTCGAGCTGACTCGAGGCCTTGTCTTCAGCCAAAGGATCCTTCTCGACCTGGTCGAGCGTTTCGGCCTGGCCCGGGAAGAGGCTTACTCCGTCGTCCAGGACAATGCCATGCGCTGCTGGGCCGGCGAGGGGCAGTTTCGCGACCTTCTGCTGGCCGATCCCCGCCTGAAAGGGCGCCTTTCCAGTCTTCAGATGGAGGCCCTCTTCGACGTGGGGCATTATACTCAGTACGTGGACAGGATTTTTGCCCGTTTTCCCAAGCCATGA
- a CDS encoding DUF327 family protein codes for MELDGLFSRLDEVAERLGKHPSRSLLLEYRGLVGELLRREGRANRLREDYRWRRASRTRFVLVERAQEALKEIEAVLDREGERISLLKLMEEVKGCLISLLL; via the coding sequence TTGGAGTTGGACGGTCTTTTCAGCAGGCTTGACGAGGTTGCCGAACGGCTCGGGAAACACCCCTCCCGCAGCCTTCTCCTGGAGTATCGTGGTCTCGTCGGCGAGCTCCTGCGGCGTGAGGGCCGGGCCAATCGGCTGCGCGAGGACTACCGTTGGCGTCGGGCGTCGCGGACGCGCTTCGTCCTCGTGGAGCGGGCCCAGGAGGCCCTCAAGGAAATTGAAGCCGTTCTCGATCGAGAGGGAGAGCGCATTTCTCTGCTTAAGTTGATGGAGGAGGTTAAAGGATGTCTGATCTCCCTTCTTTTGTGA
- the mnmA gene encoding tRNA 2-thiouridine(34) synthase MnmA — protein sequence MSSVFLGMSGGVDSAVAAARLVDRGHDVVPVHILLSDSDAGGARERVHRLCRHLRLPLVERDLRDLFRREIVDPFLATYRKGETPNPCIRCNERVKFPSLLDVASDRDDRIATGHYVRIVLGEEGDGLLRAVDRGKDQSYVLYRLDPALLPRLIFPLGMSTKTEVLEEARRRFGDLFDDVAESNDLCFLSSARRKALLRSIPGPIVDREGRHVGRHDGIGLYTVGQRKGLGLAGGPWYVVEIDAEGGCVVVGRKEDLFVRSVYALFPSWHRRPAPGEIFQAQHRYRTEPCRVRMDHVDDRSFSVTYLDRPQPVAPGQSLVLYDGERVLGGGVITKQEEGKTGA from the coding sequence ATGTCTTCCGTTTTCCTGGGCATGAGCGGTGGCGTCGACAGCGCCGTTGCCGCCGCTCGCCTCGTCGATCGAGGCCATGATGTCGTGCCCGTTCATATTCTCCTTTCCGATTCCGACGCGGGAGGGGCGCGGGAACGGGTGCATCGCCTATGTCGCCATTTGAGGCTGCCTCTGGTCGAAAGAGATCTCCGCGATCTTTTCCGTAGAGAAATTGTCGATCCCTTTCTGGCCACCTACCGTAAGGGAGAGACACCCAATCCCTGCATTCGCTGCAACGAGAGGGTGAAATTCCCTTCCCTTCTCGATGTCGCGTCTGATCGAGACGATCGGATTGCCACGGGGCATTATGTTAGGATTGTCTTGGGGGAGGAGGGGGACGGCCTTCTCCGTGCCGTCGATCGAGGAAAAGATCAAAGTTATGTGCTTTATCGCCTTGACCCTGCGCTGCTTCCTCGCCTGATCTTTCCGCTGGGCATGTCGACGAAGACGGAGGTACTGGAGGAGGCCCGCCGTCGTTTCGGCGACCTTTTTGACGATGTCGCCGAGAGCAACGACCTCTGCTTCCTTTCGTCGGCGCGGAGGAAAGCGCTTCTCCGGTCCATCCCCGGGCCCATCGTCGATAGAGAGGGACGTCATGTGGGGCGCCATGACGGTATCGGTCTCTACACCGTCGGCCAGAGAAAAGGTCTCGGTCTTGCCGGCGGCCCGTGGTATGTCGTCGAGATCGACGCCGAAGGCGGGTGTGTCGTCGTCGGACGAAAAGAAGATCTTTTTGTCCGCTCCGTTTACGCCCTTTTCCCCAGCTGGCACCGCAGACCTGCGCCGGGCGAGATCTTTCAGGCGCAACACCGTTACAGGACCGAGCCTTGTCGGGTCCGGATGGACCATGTCGATGACAGGAGCTTCTCCGTCACGTACCTTGACCGTCCGCAGCCAGTCGCACCGGGTCAATCGCTGGTCCTTTACGATGGAGAACGGGTGCTGGGCGGAGGGGTCATAACCAAACAAGAGGAGGGCAAGACAGGAGCATGA
- the glpX gene encoding class II fructose-bisphosphatase, translating into MSVPERNMALELVRATESAAMAAGRWMGRGDKNGADKAAVDAMRFMLNTVEMDGVVVIGEGEKDEAPMLFNGERLGTGSEPQVDIAVDPIDGTRLCALGRPNSVSVVAVGERGAFYDPKHIFYMNKLATGPTAADVIDITIPIEENIARVAKAKNKKPRDVTVVVLDRPRHEKLIAAIRSTGALIRLIPDGDVAGALMTCKEESGIDLLAGVGGSPEAVISAAALKCVGGNLQCMLWPRNEEEAERCGQVGQDLDAVLQLEDLVKGKNVFFAATGVTDGELLKGVRYEGRKIKTTSLVMRAKSGTIRYIEAIHSAEKLREISGVNYEG; encoded by the coding sequence ATGTCTGTTCCCGAGAGAAACATGGCCCTCGAATTGGTGAGGGCTACGGAATCGGCGGCCATGGCGGCCGGACGTTGGATGGGGCGCGGCGACAAGAATGGAGCCGACAAGGCCGCCGTCGATGCCATGCGTTTCATGCTCAACACGGTCGAGATGGATGGCGTTGTCGTCATCGGCGAGGGAGAAAAGGACGAGGCTCCCATGCTTTTCAACGGCGAACGCCTTGGAACCGGCTCCGAACCGCAGGTCGATATCGCCGTCGATCCCATTGATGGAACCCGCCTCTGTGCCCTTGGCCGTCCCAACTCGGTCAGCGTCGTCGCTGTCGGCGAGAGGGGGGCCTTTTACGACCCCAAGCATATTTTCTACATGAACAAGTTGGCCACGGGACCGACGGCGGCCGACGTGATCGATATCACCATCCCCATAGAGGAGAACATCGCCCGTGTCGCCAAGGCCAAAAACAAAAAACCCCGCGATGTCACCGTCGTCGTTCTCGATCGTCCCAGACACGAAAAACTCATCGCGGCCATCCGTTCCACCGGGGCCCTGATTCGGCTCATCCCTGACGGTGATGTGGCGGGAGCCCTCATGACGTGCAAGGAGGAAAGCGGCATCGATCTTCTCGCCGGTGTCGGAGGCTCGCCGGAGGCGGTCATTTCCGCTGCGGCCCTCAAGTGCGTCGGCGGGAATCTCCAGTGTATGCTCTGGCCCCGCAACGAGGAGGAGGCCGAGCGTTGCGGCCAGGTGGGGCAGGACCTCGACGCCGTTCTCCAGCTGGAGGACCTGGTCAAGGGGAAGAACGTCTTCTTCGCCGCCACGGGCGTGACCGACGGAGAGCTCCTCAAGGGCGTCCGTTATGAAGGGCGGAAAATCAAGACGACGTCGCTGGTGATGCGCGCCAAAAGTGGCACCATCCGCTATATCGAGGCGATACACAGCGCCGAAAAGCTCCGCGAGATCAGCGGCGTGAACTACGAGGGCTGA
- the cobO gene encoding cob(I)yrinic acid a,c-diamide adenosyltransferase — translation MAAKGLVQVYTGDGKGKTTCAIGLAIRLLGHGGRVAIVQFLKGWEGYGEVAFLEALPAVSLERTGRADFVRPRGPQPEDYAEAERGLRLAERRITSGEYDLVILDEINVALSYGLISTRTVLDMLKGRPAHVEVVLTGRNAPDPLLDAADLVTEMVNRRHPFERGIKAREGIEF, via the coding sequence GTGGCGGCAAAAGGGCTCGTTCAGGTTTATACCGGTGACGGCAAGGGCAAGACGACCTGTGCCATCGGGTTGGCCATACGTCTTCTCGGCCATGGAGGACGTGTTGCCATCGTACAGTTTCTCAAAGGTTGGGAGGGATATGGAGAGGTGGCTTTTCTCGAGGCCCTGCCTGCCGTCTCCCTTGAAAGGACGGGGCGGGCCGATTTCGTTCGGCCTCGAGGTCCGCAGCCCGAAGATTATGCGGAGGCGGAACGGGGGCTTCGTCTGGCCGAGCGACGAATTACAAGCGGTGAATACGATCTTGTCATCCTTGATGAGATCAACGTGGCCCTTAGCTATGGCCTTATTTCGACCCGAACCGTTCTCGATATGCTCAAAGGTAGACCCGCTCACGTGGAAGTGGTCTTGACGGGCCGCAACGCCCCCGATCCCCTCCTTGATGCGGCCGATCTTGTCACGGAGATGGTCAATCGACGTCATCCTTTCGAAAGAGGCATCAAAGCGCGAGAGGGCATCGAATTCTGA
- the ftsY gene encoding signal recognition particle-docking protein FtsY codes for MAFWDKLRDGLKGVRNRWSQGIAALFLGGTVSEAFWENLEDLLVSGDVGVELAERLIAELREYAKKGHLSETSQLRDYFLSLLEDRLLSVKGMGEPLALSPRPSLTLLVGVNGSGKTTTAGKLAAQYRRQGHRVLLAAADTYRAAAIDQLKSWGERTGCRVVSQGPGSDAAAVVFDAIQAARSTDADLILADSAGRLHTKHNLMEELRKLRRVIDRELPSEAVEVLLVLDAVMGQNGFRQVEAFHEALGLTGVILAKYDNTAKGGVLLSVVDRLKLPIRYVGLGEGVEDLRLFSPHDFVEELLSNRGD; via the coding sequence GTGGCTTTTTGGGATAAACTCAGAGATGGCCTCAAAGGCGTTCGTAATCGCTGGAGCCAAGGCATAGCCGCCCTTTTTCTGGGTGGAACCGTTTCGGAGGCTTTCTGGGAGAACCTTGAAGATCTTCTCGTCTCCGGCGATGTCGGCGTCGAACTGGCCGAGCGTCTCATCGCCGAGCTCAGGGAGTATGCAAAAAAAGGGCACCTCTCCGAAACGTCGCAGTTGAGGGACTATTTCCTTTCTCTTCTGGAAGATCGCCTCCTTTCCGTCAAGGGGATGGGAGAGCCGTTGGCCCTTTCTCCCCGACCGTCGCTGACGCTCCTCGTCGGCGTCAATGGCAGTGGAAAGACGACGACGGCGGGGAAGCTCGCGGCTCAGTACAGACGACAGGGACATCGCGTCCTCTTGGCAGCGGCTGACACCTACCGCGCCGCTGCCATCGATCAGCTTAAATCCTGGGGGGAACGGACCGGCTGTCGGGTCGTCTCTCAGGGGCCTGGCAGCGATGCCGCCGCCGTCGTTTTCGATGCCATACAGGCCGCTCGATCTACAGATGCCGATCTCATCCTGGCCGACTCGGCGGGAAGATTGCACACAAAACACAATCTGATGGAAGAACTGCGCAAACTGAGGCGCGTCATCGACAGGGAATTGCCCTCCGAGGCCGTTGAAGTTCTCCTCGTTCTCGATGCCGTCATGGGACAGAACGGGTTTCGTCAGGTCGAGGCTTTTCACGAGGCCCTGGGCCTGACAGGAGTCATTCTCGCAAAATACGACAATACGGCCAAGGGAGGAGTCCTCCTGTCCGTCGTCGACCGGCTAAAGCTGCCGATCCGTTATGTCGGCCTCGGCGAAGGTGTTGAGGACCTTCGCCTTTTCAGCCCTCACGATTTTGTCGAGGAGCTTCTCTCCAACCGAGGAGACTGA
- the tmk gene encoding dTMP kinase, producing the protein MFITFEGIDGCGKTTQARLVADYLGNHLPPHRWLATKEPGDWSKGKMLRQILLEGELAHPLSELFLFLVDRCEHLDEVVMPALKEGRVVLCDRYVDSTLAYQVWGRGLPRQEVEALFRWCAFPRPDLTIWFDLPPLHALDRMKRRGSVDRIESAEPSFLHRVALGYESLWLEDPGRICRLDASLSETELFARLLPLLQKAIGR; encoded by the coding sequence CTGTTTATCACTTTCGAGGGAATCGATGGTTGCGGAAAGACGACACAGGCTCGCCTGGTTGCCGATTATCTCGGAAATCATCTGCCCCCTCACCGATGGCTGGCGACGAAGGAGCCGGGAGACTGGTCGAAGGGAAAGATGCTGCGACAGATTCTTCTGGAGGGCGAATTGGCTCATCCCTTGAGCGAGCTCTTCCTCTTCCTCGTCGACCGCTGCGAACACCTCGACGAGGTCGTCATGCCCGCCCTGAAAGAGGGCCGAGTCGTCCTCTGCGATCGTTATGTCGACTCGACGTTGGCCTATCAGGTCTGGGGGAGAGGCCTTCCACGACAGGAGGTCGAGGCCCTTTTCCGATGGTGCGCCTTCCCTCGCCCCGACCTGACGATATGGTTCGATCTTCCTCCCCTTCATGCCCTCGACCGCATGAAGCGCCGGGGATCCGTTGATCGCATCGAATCCGCCGAGCCCTCCTTTCTCCATCGCGTCGCCCTTGGCTACGAGAGCCTCTGGCTGGAAGATCCCGGCAGGATTTGCCGCCTTGACGCCTCCCTTTCGGAGACGGAACTTTTCGCTCGTCTTCTCCCCCTTCTGCAGAAGGCCATCGGGAGATGA
- a CDS encoding DUF4416 family protein, whose amino-acid sequence MTGLVKRVVALLYPDREWLQWVLDQVEPLWGRPERLLEGVLFASTDYYREIAPVLYRGFCSFPSLQPAEGLVLWKKTAIALERRSAVRRRVNIDPGYVDGARLVLASTKDHGHRVYLGGSVFAEVTLLFRKGRWCPLDYTYSDFRSGVYDAFLSDVRRDWCRQVKEVRQ is encoded by the coding sequence GTGACGGGCCTGGTCAAACGCGTTGTGGCCCTTCTTTACCCCGATAGAGAGTGGCTTCAATGGGTTCTCGATCAGGTAGAGCCTCTGTGGGGGCGGCCGGAGCGCCTTCTGGAGGGGGTCCTTTTTGCGTCCACCGATTATTATCGGGAGATTGCCCCGGTCCTGTACAGAGGGTTCTGTTCCTTTCCGTCACTACAACCGGCCGAAGGGCTTGTCCTTTGGAAAAAGACGGCCATCGCCCTGGAAAGACGAAGTGCCGTCCGGCGACGGGTCAACATCGACCCCGGCTACGTCGACGGTGCCCGCCTCGTCCTCGCCTCGACGAAAGACCACGGACACAGGGTCTATCTGGGCGGTTCCGTTTTCGCCGAAGTGACGCTCTTGTTTCGAAAAGGACGTTGGTGTCCTTTAGACTATACCTATTCCGATTTTCGCAGCGGCGTTTATGATGCTTTTCTCAGCGATGTGCGTCGGGACTGGTGTCGCCAGGTCAAGGAGGTTCGTCAATGA
- a CDS encoding tetratricopeptide repeat protein, whose product MSFAEISPEGTETPLSPRMEPQPFSSPVGDVSVGEEHAEFLLPPSAKAEAGRRRSWAVRGGTVLVAASLVAGGYAFSQKVILPRLWEKNVREALEKEDLPSLRQLLPHLEEKGPLSPALKEAYGRLLLEKGNAEEAFDVFRELHDVAGPDGKILLLMGQAASRGGRVEEAEPLFREALTVEPSSWQAYAELGSLCAASGRGSEAIDLCREALKRAPERPELKGLLGIALVEGERWDEALPLLREALEGDPDNARLRTALSAAQTGAEKERLETLRLEELRRDEEEADHFRKAGRDALAAERFEEALALFRRAGVFWEGRDEVCLRGEAFALLGLNRFAEARPLFERLLEGAPDDQDLLRGMEELRKKEAEEVFRLRKEDLRRQMAAARRGGDEKSLLAAAKELMVLDPADSMAPMELGRISLARGRLDEAERLFRGALDQDEHNGEARAGLSRVSEQRRALRLARARSLGLQGVALSESGGEPGRALSLLKEAFSLDPNLEEVLFPLARVLERQGDLRGAERYYRELLLRAPSQGRAWNNLALIRYRQGEGNEAEELLSRGLDSAPMNRTLARNLALLRLVEGREEEALDPFRHYFKLDPFEDGGDEREEERLALEPMDRGASQRYLDGYMTAFDGTPLALGLPLEERLAFLEPFAAAVEENPVEADAYFGYLLSLGVGYPLAENPAPWQIGLSLVGAHSHLARGRFSDASRLLEAIPPSERERDPAVSMLLGHALRHLQRYSEARESYRYAFLQTPGDPVVRESLRRLLEAYANRKTIDKGGD is encoded by the coding sequence GTGTCCTTTGCCGAGATTTCCCCCGAAGGAACCGAGACGCCTCTCTCTCCGAGAATGGAGCCTCAGCCCTTTTCCTCTCCCGTCGGTGACGTTTCGGTCGGAGAGGAACATGCCGAGTTCCTCCTGCCCCCTTCGGCCAAGGCCGAGGCGGGCAGGAGACGTTCCTGGGCGGTGCGGGGCGGAACGGTCCTCGTGGCCGCCTCTCTTGTGGCCGGAGGTTACGCCTTTTCCCAGAAAGTGATTCTCCCTCGGCTCTGGGAGAAGAACGTCCGCGAGGCCCTCGAAAAAGAGGATCTTCCGTCGCTTCGACAGCTTTTGCCCCATCTCGAGGAGAAGGGACCTCTCTCTCCTGCCTTGAAAGAAGCCTATGGTCGCCTTCTCCTGGAGAAAGGGAATGCGGAGGAGGCTTTTGATGTCTTCCGAGAACTTCACGACGTGGCCGGGCCGGACGGGAAGATCCTCCTGCTGATGGGACAGGCGGCGTCTCGTGGCGGTAGAGTGGAGGAGGCCGAACCCCTTTTTCGGGAGGCCCTGACGGTTGAGCCCTCTTCATGGCAAGCCTATGCCGAGCTCGGTTCCCTCTGTGCCGCCTCGGGGAGGGGGTCGGAGGCGATCGACCTCTGCCGAGAGGCCCTGAAAAGGGCACCGGAGCGTCCTGAGTTGAAAGGACTCCTCGGCATCGCTCTCGTCGAAGGGGAGCGATGGGACGAAGCCCTTCCCCTGCTTCGGGAGGCTCTCGAGGGTGACCCCGATAACGCTCGCCTGAGAACGGCTCTTTCCGCGGCTCAGACCGGAGCGGAGAAAGAGCGTTTGGAGACTCTTCGCCTCGAGGAGCTTCGCCGAGACGAAGAGGAAGCCGACCATTTCCGAAAGGCCGGAAGGGATGCGTTGGCCGCGGAGCGTTTCGAAGAGGCTCTGGCTTTGTTTCGCCGTGCCGGAGTTTTTTGGGAGGGGCGGGACGAGGTCTGTCTCAGGGGGGAAGCCTTTGCCCTTTTGGGGCTGAACCGTTTCGCCGAGGCCCGTCCTCTTTTCGAGAGACTTCTCGAGGGAGCTCCCGACGATCAAGACCTGCTGCGGGGAATGGAGGAACTCCGGAAGAAAGAGGCCGAGGAGGTCTTTCGGCTCCGCAAGGAAGACCTTCGGCGCCAGATGGCGGCGGCGCGCCGAGGCGGCGACGAGAAATCTCTCCTCGCTGCGGCGAAAGAGCTGATGGTTCTCGATCCTGCCGATAGTATGGCTCCTATGGAACTTGGCAGGATCTCTCTGGCTCGAGGGCGTCTTGACGAAGCGGAACGTCTTTTCAGAGGGGCTCTCGATCAGGACGAACACAACGGTGAGGCTCGGGCCGGATTGAGCCGGGTGAGCGAACAGCGCAGGGCCCTGCGTCTTGCGCGGGCTCGGAGTCTGGGGTTGCAGGGTGTCGCCCTGAGCGAGTCGGGGGGCGAGCCGGGCCGGGCTCTCTCTTTGCTCAAAGAGGCGTTCTCCCTCGATCCCAACCTCGAAGAGGTCCTCTTCCCTCTTGCGAGAGTTCTGGAAAGACAGGGCGATCTCCGCGGAGCCGAGCGCTATTATCGGGAACTTCTTCTGCGGGCGCCCTCTCAGGGACGCGCCTGGAACAATCTCGCCCTGATCCGTTATCGTCAGGGGGAGGGAAACGAGGCCGAGGAGCTTCTTTCGAGAGGACTCGATTCGGCGCCCATGAACCGGACCTTGGCTCGCAACCTCGCCCTTCTTCGTCTCGTCGAGGGAAGGGAAGAGGAGGCTCTCGATCCCTTCCGGCACTACTTTAAGCTGGATCCTTTTGAGGACGGTGGTGACGAAAGGGAAGAGGAACGCCTCGCTCTGGAACCGATGGATCGGGGAGCGTCGCAGCGTTACCTTGATGGCTATATGACGGCCTTTGACGGAACACCTCTGGCTCTCGGCCTTCCTCTGGAGGAGCGCCTGGCCTTCTTGGAACCTTTTGCCGCTGCCGTCGAGGAAAACCCCGTTGAGGCCGACGCCTATTTCGGCTACCTTCTGTCTTTGGGAGTCGGTTATCCTTTAGCGGAAAACCCCGCTCCCTGGCAAATCGGCCTTTCCCTCGTAGGGGCTCATTCTCACCTGGCTCGGGGGCGTTTCTCCGACGCTTCCCGCCTTCTCGAGGCCATCCCCCCGTCGGAGCGAGAGAGGGATCCGGCGGTTTCCATGCTCCTCGGCCATGCCCTGCGTCACCTCCAGCGGTACAGTGAGGCCAGGGAGTCGTATCGTTACGCCTTTCTCCAGACGCCCGGCGATCCCGTCGTTCGAGAGAGCCTGCGGCGCCTTCTGGAGGCCTATGCGAACCGCAAAACAATCGATAAGGGTGGTGACTGA
- a CDS encoding PSP1 domain-containing protein, whose product MNRFLVIFGKPRYLGLLEASEEQPLFKGETLVVESARGMEHAVVAGPISSEQEQVYRDSRSGESDGPARGGEPLLQDVTYLRPLTAEDEAERLLQRTEEEGILRQARTILQGHTLAMKLVDVEYLLDRKKLFFYFTAEQRVDFRAFVRDLAREFRTRIELRQIGIRDEAKVVKGIAPCGQPCCCSYWLHRFMPICIKMVKEQNLALNPTKISGLCGRLMCCMSYEHDVYHDLWKGLPNPGSKIRTQTGTYILCGVDLATQSVRVLPPGGGDLLVPVDRFPEFRRVVTDGGTWQAEEATSAALEGAETVRPEISDGGRLPDRKRPRKPHREASLPEEPVVKAEKPSGEEPPVVPEAEGEEENKTPKKRRRRRKSKNKPRQEEPKEQEERAPADSVLVEPAPSEGERPKKRRRRPRGRKPKSVPEGTEPS is encoded by the coding sequence TTGAACAGATTTTTGGTGATCTTTGGTAAACCTCGCTACCTGGGACTGCTCGAAGCGTCGGAGGAGCAACCTCTCTTCAAAGGAGAGACTCTCGTCGTCGAATCGGCCCGGGGGATGGAACACGCTGTCGTCGCAGGGCCGATCTCCTCGGAGCAGGAACAGGTCTATCGTGATTCTCGATCGGGCGAATCGGACGGGCCGGCTCGCGGCGGAGAACCCCTTCTGCAGGACGTGACCTACCTGCGCCCTCTCACGGCAGAGGACGAGGCCGAACGGCTTCTGCAGCGGACAGAGGAAGAGGGCATCCTCCGCCAGGCCCGGACTATCCTTCAGGGACATACTCTGGCCATGAAACTCGTCGATGTCGAATACCTTCTCGACAGGAAGAAGCTTTTTTTCTACTTCACGGCCGAGCAGAGAGTCGACTTTCGGGCCTTCGTCCGTGACTTGGCTCGGGAATTCCGGACGCGCATCGAACTTCGCCAAATAGGCATTCGCGACGAGGCCAAAGTCGTCAAGGGCATCGCTCCCTGTGGCCAACCTTGCTGCTGCAGCTACTGGCTTCACCGATTCATGCCGATCTGCATCAAAATGGTGAAAGAGCAGAACTTGGCCCTCAATCCCACCAAAATATCGGGGCTTTGTGGTCGTCTGATGTGTTGCATGAGCTACGAGCACGATGTTTACCACGATCTCTGGAAAGGACTTCCCAATCCGGGCAGCAAAATCAGGACCCAAACGGGAACGTACATTCTCTGTGGCGTCGATCTGGCGACCCAATCTGTCCGGGTTCTGCCGCCGGGAGGCGGAGATCTCCTCGTCCCCGTCGATCGCTTCCCCGAGTTTAGGCGCGTCGTCACCGATGGAGGCACGTGGCAGGCCGAAGAGGCAACTTCAGCCGCCCTCGAGGGAGCGGAGACGGTTCGTCCCGAGATCTCTGACGGAGGACGCCTCCCGGATCGGAAGCGTCCCAGGAAACCCCATCGGGAAGCCTCCCTTCCGGAGGAGCCTGTGGTAAAGGCGGAAAAACCGTCGGGAGAGGAACCTCCCGTGGTACCGGAAGCAGAAGGGGAAGAGGAGAACAAGACGCCGAAGAAGCGCCGCCGTCGCCGCAAGAGCAAAAACAAGCCCAGGCAGGAGGAGCCGAAGGAACAGGAAGAACGCGCGCCTGCCGATTCGGTCTTGGTCGAGCCGGCGCCGTCCGAGGGCGAACGCCCCAAAAAGAGACGACGCCGACCTAGGGGACGCAAACCCAAAAGCGTGCCGGAAGGGACCGAACCGTCTTGA